The Pyxidicoccus sp. MSG2 DNA segment GCCTCCAGCTTCCCGGCGGACAGCGCCGCCTCCAGCCGCGCCTCGAAGTCCGCGCGGCCCGCATCCCAGGCCGCCAGGTCCACCGTGCACAGCCCTTCCGCGTCGAAGGACAGGCCCGGCAGCCCCTCCAGGGCGGCGGGAATCATCAGCTCGGACGGGTGCCCCACCGGCAGCTGCGGCAGGAAGGGGATGTCCTGCGCCAGCGCGGCCTGGAGCCCCAGCTCCACCTGCGTGTGCGGCAGGCTCCCGATTCCGGTGGTGGCGCAGGCGGGCAGCAACTGGACGGCTCGGCGGATGTTCGGGGCGCTCATGCACCCACTCTAGCCGCTCGCCCCTCCCGCCGGGGCTGCTCAACATCCCCCGCGTGCCGGGTTCCGGACCTCTCGTCCCGACCCCATGCTTTCTGCGGACACGCCCAGCGGGCGAGGAGGGACGCGGCGATGACGCGACACGCATTGCAAGCGGGCACCCTGGCGGCACTGCTGGCCGCCCCGGCCCTCGCGGAGACCACCGACCCGGGACTGCAGCCGGCCCCCGGCTTCGGGGCCCCGGGGCTGACGGTGCACTCCGGGCTGACGAGCTACACCGGGTCGCTCGGCGGCGAGACGGACGTGGGCGCCTTCATGGACATCCAGGCGGAGGTGCCGCTCCTGCCGGGCCTCGGCCTGGAGGCCGGCTACGAGGGCTCGGCCAATGGCTTCGCGACGTCCAACGTCGGCGCGCTGTGGCGGCACAACCTGGGCGCCGTCGCCAAGCTCGGGCCCACGCTCGGGGGCCACTGGAAGCCCTTCGTCGGCGCGGGCCTGGGCATCAGCTACATCTACACGAATGGCGCACCGGATGAGCGCAATGGCTTCGTCCCGGAGCTCCCGCTCGCGGCCGGCGTCGAGTACCGGTTCAGTGGCGTGACGGCGGGCGTACGCGCCAGCTACCGCATCATCGGCGGTGAGACCTTCACCTCCGGTCCCAGCTACGAAGGCGACCTGCTCACCGCCGGGCTCAGCCTGGGCGCGCGCTTCTAAGCCGCGGGCGCGCTCACTCCGCCTGGATGGCTTCGATGGCGCAGCCACACCGCCTGCGGCACGTCGTTCCGCCCGACACGACCTGTCCGGTCGAGTTGTCGTAGCAGTAGAGCGTCTCCTCTTCGTATCCCGAGGTGCACGCGCTCGACGTCTGGCCGGTACACACCCAGTAGTACCCCATGGACGTGGTGCCGAAGGGACATCCCGTCGGGCACAGCGCCTGCTCGGTGGACTCGAGCGACTCCTCCGCTCCGTCCGTCGCCGGGCCGCACGCCATGACACCCATTGCAAGGCAAACCACCGCGAAGAGCTTCTTCATGTCTGTCTTCCCTCCCTGGTGAGCCGTGGAGACAGGAAGGAATGCACAAACATCCGGATGGGCGGAATCCGTGGAACCCCATACACGGTGTTCCACCCCTGCTCAGAAGCGCCCCATCAGCCCGAGCGAGCCGCCGCGCGAGGACACGCCCACCGTGGGCGTCCACCATGTGCCGCTGCCGTGAGACGCCGCCGCGAGCGCGCGCGGCCCGGGTTGGTTCCAGGACGAGGTGACCTCGTACGTGATGATGGACGTGGCCAGCGGAAGGATGATCAACAGGGGAGTCGCCTCGCCCTCGAGGGCCCCCGACATGTAGAGACCCGCCGACGCGCCCCCCGCCAGCAACCCCAGGCCCACCGTGGGCAGGAACCGGCCCCGGCCCTCCAGCATCGAGCCCGAGCCATACACCCCCAAGGCCGCGCCGAGCGACCAGCCCACGAGCGCGCTCCCCACCAGGCCCGAGCCGTCACAGACATCCCCGTCGCAGCCCAACTCCAGCCCCCCGAAGGGAAGCGTGGCCACCAGGCCCATGAAGGCGCCTCCCACGCCGCCCACCGCGCCCCCCATGGACTCGAGGAGCACGCGGCCCGCCACCCGGCCCGGAGGCTCCGGCGCCCACTCCAGCTCCGGAGTCGCCCGCGAGGGCAGCGCCTCGGGCGGAACAGGCTCCGCCTCCTCCCCCTCGACGACATCCTCCACTCCGATGAGCGGCGGAGGCTGCAATGGCTCGGTGGACTGGGCGAGCACCATGCCCGGGAACAGCCCGAGCACGAGCAGCACGACACGGATGTCAGGCACGGGGATTCTCCGACGGGGTGTGGCCCCTCTGGGCCAGAGGGGACGCGTGGACCCGGTGCAGCTTCCGAGCCACGCGCCGCCGTCACCTGCTCACGTCACGGAGAAGTACGAGGCCTGCGGATGGTGGAAGACGATGGCGGACACCGAGGCCTCCGGCTCCATCATGCAGCCGTCGGTGAGCTGCACGCCGATTTCCTCCGGGCGCAGCGCGGCGAACAGCTTCGACTGGTCCTCCAGGCGCGGGCACGCGGGGTAGCCGAAGGAGTAGCGCTTGCCCGAGTACTCCGCGCGGAAGCGCTCCAGCATCGTCATGTCCGGACGGTCCGGCGTGCCCCACATGCTGCGCAGTTGCGTGTGCAGCAATTCCGCGTAGCCCTCCGCCGTCTCCAGCGCGAGCGCCTGCACCGCGTGCATCTTCAGGAACTCGCCCTTCGCCTTCAGCTCCTCCGCCAGTTCGCGGATGCCCGCGCCCGCGGTGACGACGAACATGGCCACGTTGTCGCGCGGCTTGCCGCCCTCCAGCGGCCGCAGGTAGTCCGCCAGGCACAGCCCGCCCTCGCGGTCCTGCCGGGGGAAGTCGAAGGACGCCGCCTCCTTCCCGGTGTTCCCATCGAAGAGCACCACCCGATTGCCGTCGCTGCCCGCCTGGAAGAACTGGAAGACGGAGCGCGCGTGCATGAGCCCGCCGCGCAGCACGCCCTTCAACTCCTCCACCGCCTCCTTCAGCGCCAGCGCCTTGCGCCCTTCTTCCGTCTTCGCCAGTTCCGCCTCGGCCGGCGTGCCCAGCGCGCGCGACGAAGAGCGCAGGCCCAGGTGCCGCCCGTACAGCATCACCGGGTTGATGAACTTCCAGATGTGGTCCAGCGGCGTGTTCGTCAGCACATGCCGCTCGAAGTCCGGCGCGGCCGGCACCGTCTCCAGCACCTGGATTTCGGCGCTGCGCCCGCGCGACACGGGAGCCGTCACGGCCGGACGCTCCTTCACCTCCTGCGCCAGCTTCTCGCGGCGCACGGCCAGGTCTCCCCGCAGCTTCTCGTGCGCGCCCGGGTCCACGATCTGCTTCGCCAGGTCCAGGCCGCTCATCGCGTCCTGCGCGTAGGCCACCGTGCCGCCGCCGTAGGCCGGGGCGATGTTGCGGTCCACGAAGTTGCGGCTGAGCGCCGCGCCGCCCACGAGAATCGGCGTCTCCACGCCCGCGCGCTTCAAGTCCTCCGCCGTCGCCACCATCTGGTGCGCGCTCTTCACCAGCAGGCCCGACAGGCCGAGGATGTCCGGCCGGTGCTCGCGCACCGCCTGCACCAACTGCTCGGGCGGCACCTTGATGCCCAGATTCACGACGTGGAAGCCGTTGTTGGCGAGGATGATTTCCACCAGGTTCTTCCCGATGTCGTGCACGTCGCCCTTCACCGTGGCGAGCACCACCTTGCCGCGCATGGCCGCCTGGGCCTTGCTCATGTGCGGCTCCAGGTGGTTCACCGCGGCCTTCATCGACTCGGCGCTCTGGAGCACCTCCGCGACGATGAGCTCGTTGGCGGCGAAGAGGCGGCCCACCTCGTCCATGCCCTTCATCAAGGGGCCGTTGATGATTTCCAGCGGCGCGTACTTCTTCATCGCCTCATCCAGGTCCGCGGTGAGGCCGTCGCGCGTGCCCTCGATGATGTAGCGCTGCAGCCGCTCCTCCAGCGGCAGGCTGCTCACCGCCGCGCGGGCCGGCTTGCGCTCGCGGAAGTGCGCGGCGAAGGGCGTCACCGGGTCCGTGCCGCGGTTGTAGAGCAGGTCCTCCGCCAGCTTGCGCTCCTCCTCCGGCAGCGAGGCGTAGCGCTCCAGCTTCTCCGAGTTGACCAGCGCCATGTCCAGGCCCGCCTGGACGCAGTGGTACAGGAAGACGGAGTTGAGCACCTCGCGGCCCGCGGTGGGCAGGCCGAAGGACACGTTGGAGATGCCCAGCACCGTCTTGCAGCGCGGGAAGCGCTCCTTGATGAGGCGCACGCCCTCAATCGTCTCCACGCCGCTGCCCGTGTACTGCACGTCGCCAGAGGCGCACGGGAAGACGAGCGGGTCGAAGTAGAGGTCCTCCGCCTTCATGCCGTACTTCTTCGTGAGCAGCTCGAAGGAGCGCTCCGCGACCTCCAGCTTGCGCTGGCGCGGAACGGCCATGCCCACCTCGTCGATGCAGCCCACCACCAGCGCCGCGCCGAAGCGGCGCGCCAGCGGCACCACCTTCTCGAAGCGCTCCTCGCCGTCCTCCAGGTTGACCGAGTTGATGATGGCCTTGCCCTGGCTGTACGTGAGCGCCATTTCAATCACGCGCTCGTCCGTGGAGTCGATCATCAGGGGCACGCGCACCTTCTTGACGACCACCTCCAGGAAGTTGCGCATGTCCTCCAGCTCTTCCCGGTCCGGGTTGGCCAGGCAGATGTCGATGACCTGCGCGCCCCGCTTCACCTGCGCGCGGGCAATCTCCGACGCGTCGTCGAGCTGGCCCGCGACGATGAGCTCCTTGAACTTCTTGCTGCCGATGACGTTGGTGCGCTCGCCGACGATGAGCGGGCGCTCGTCGTCCTTCACCTCCACGTAGTCCACGCCGGACAGCGAGGCTCGGGGCCGGGGCGTGGCATTCCGGGGCTTGAGCCCCTTCACCGCCGCGGAGAGCGTCTCGATGTGGCCCGCGTGCGTGCCACAACAGCCACCCACCACGTTGAGCCAGCCCTGCTCACAGAAGCGCTTGAGCGAGCGGGCAATCATGTCCGGCGTCTCGAGGTACTGGCCATTCTCGTCCGGCAGGCCCGCATTGGGCACGCACGACACGGGGAACTGGCTCATCGCGGACAGCGAGCGCAGGTGGTCCGTCATGAAGTCCGGACCCGTGGCGCAGTTGAGCCCGAGGTACAAGAGCTCTGCATGCTCCAGCGACGCGGCGAGGCTCTCCACGCTCTGCCCCGCGAGCATCGTCCCCATGGGCTCAATCGTGCCGGACACCGCCACCGGCAGTGAGTAGCCCAGCTTGCGGAAGGCCTGCTCGATTCCGAGGAGCGCCGCCTTCACGTTGCGCGTGTCCTGCGCCGTCTCCACCAGCAGGTAGTCCGAGCCGCCGAGTGCGAGACCTTCCGCCTGCACGGCGAAGTTCTCCACCAGCTCCTCGAAGGTGATGCCACCGGTGACACTGATGGCCTTGGTGGTGGGGCCGATGGAGCCCGCCACCCAGCGCATGCGGCCGTCCTTCGCCTCGGCGGCGGCGGCGGCGTTGCGCGCGAGCCTGGCGGCGACCTCGTTGATTTCGAGCGCCTTGTGCCCCAGGCCGAACTCGTTGAGCACCAGCGGCGTGCCGCCGAAGGTGTCCGTCTCCGTCACGTCCGCGCCCGCCGCGAAGTAGCGCGCGTGGATGCTCTCCACGAGCTCGGGCCGGGTGAGGACGAGATTCTCGTTGCAGCCCTCGTACTCCGCGCCGCCGAAGTCCGCCGCCTTGAGGTCGTGGTTCTGGAGCAGCGTGCCCATGGCGCCGTCCAGCACCAGCACGCGCTCGCGCATGGCGGTGCGCAGGGCCTCCACGCGGCGGCCGTTCTCACCAGGAGGGGGCGGCAGTGCGGCGGGCAGGTGGCTCGTCATGATGGCTTGACTCCGGTCAGCAGGAAGACGCGGAAGGGACTGGCCCCGTCGCGCGCGTGCGTCTCGCGGGTGAGGGACGTGAAGCCGGCCTCGCGCAGGGCGGCTTCGAGGGACTCGGGCGCGAAGCCCAGGTGCCGGTGGCCCAACCGCTCCAGCACCCAGCGCTCCTCGTGCGGCATCAGCTCCAGCAACACCAGGCGGCCGCCCGGCTTGAGCAGGCGGGCGGCCTCGGCCAGCGCCGCCGAGGGTGACTCCACGTGGTGGAGGCTCTGCGAAATCACGACGAGGTCCATCCGCCCCGCCTTCAACGACAGGCGCTGCAGGTCCTCGCACAGGAAGGTGATGTTGGAGCGTGACTCGCGGCCGGCGCGCTCGCGGGCCTGCACCAGCGCGTCCGCGTTCTGGTCGATGGCCCATACGTGCCGCGCCCAGCGCGCAATGGCCACGCTCAGCACGCCGGTGCCACAGCCGAAGTCCGCCACGTCCAGCGGCGGCAGCAGCGACGCTAGCGCTCCGGCCCACAGGAACCAGGACTGGCCCGGCTCCAGGAGCCGCTCGTTGAGCGCCTGCCTGTCCTCGCGCGCGCGCAGCAGGTCCTTCAGCCGGGCCGAGTCCCCCGCCGCGTCGTCCGCCTCGCGCGCCAGCCGGATGAGCGGCCAGCGCGAGTCCTGCTGCTCCAGCGCCAGCGAGTAGTAGCTGAAGCCCGCCTGCCGCTCCTCACGCAGCAGCCCCAGCCCCTTGAGCTTGCCCAGGTGGTGCGACACCGACGACTGCGCCACGCCCACCAGGGACACCAGCTCCGTCACGTTCAACGGGGCCTCGGCCACCAGCCGCAGGATGCGCAGGCGCGTCGGGTCTCCGAGCACCCGGAATGACTGGGACAGCTCCTCCATATCGTCGCATCAACATACGTCGATGCTCTGACATCCGCCAGCACTCTCTAGACGCATCGCGTTGCCTGTTTCCGGACAGTGGCGTACATCCTTGTGAATGGCCTCTCCCACCTTGCACCAGCTCCTCGACGGAAAGCGGTTCGGCCTGGTCCTCTCCGCGGGCTACTTCGGCTTCTATGGGCACGCCGGCTTCCTCAAGGGGCTGGCGGCCTCGGGGCTCAAGCCCCAGGTGTACGCGGGCACCTCCGCCGGCGGCATGGTGGCGGCGTACGCGGCGGCGGGCATTCCCGTGCACGCCATCGAGGAGCTGGTGCTGCGGCAGACGCGCGCCAACTTCTGGGACCCGGACCCGATTGGCGCGGTGCTGAACGCGGACGCCATTGGCCACGGCATGACGGGCCTGCTCAAGGGCGAGCGCTTCCGGAGGCTGCTGGAGGACACGCTGGCGGTGCGCAGCTTCGAGGACCTGCCGCATCCGCTGCTGCTGGTGGCGTCCAACCTCACGCTGGGCCGGCACGAGGTGTTCACCTCGGGCGAGCTGGCGCCGCGCGTCCACGCCACCTGCGCGTACCCGGGCCTGTTCCGCGCGGTGCCGCTGGAGGGCAACCTCTACTGGGACGGCGGGCTGGTGGACAAGGCGCCCGCGCTGTCGCTCAACGAGAGCGCGGTGGGGAAGGATTTGGACGCCATCCTCGTGCACTTCCTGCCCAGCCGGACGCGCAAGGTGGTGGGCGGGCCCATGGCGTACGCGCAGGGGCTGGCGTCGGGCTCGGCGGCGCTGCGCAGGGACCACTTCCGGCTCCAGCTCACCGTGCTGGAGCAGCGGCAGGTGCCCGTCTACGTCGTCGTCTCCAACCTGCCGCCGGTGACGCCCACCACCATGGAGCGCGGCTTCGACGCCCTGGACCAGGCGCGCCTGTCCGCGGAGCGCGCCCTGGCGCGGCCGCCCGTGCCCTTCGCGCAAGCGGAGTGGTGAGACGTCCCCCGGACCCGCGAGCGAAACGCGCTCGGGCCGCC contains these protein-coding regions:
- a CDS encoding outer membrane protein; this encodes MTRHALQAGTLAALLAAPALAETTDPGLQPAPGFGAPGLTVHSGLTSYTGSLGGETDVGAFMDIQAEVPLLPGLGLEAGYEGSANGFATSNVGALWRHNLGAVAKLGPTLGGHWKPFVGAGLGISYIYTNGAPDERNGFVPELPLAAGVEYRFSGVTAGVRASYRIIGGETFTSGPSYEGDLLTAGLSLGARF
- the metH gene encoding methionine synthase, yielding MTSHLPAALPPPPGENGRRVEALRTAMRERVLVLDGAMGTLLQNHDLKAADFGGAEYEGCNENLVLTRPELVESIHARYFAAGADVTETDTFGGTPLVLNEFGLGHKALEINEVAARLARNAAAAAEAKDGRMRWVAGSIGPTTKAISVTGGITFEELVENFAVQAEGLALGGSDYLLVETAQDTRNVKAALLGIEQAFRKLGYSLPVAVSGTIEPMGTMLAGQSVESLAASLEHAELLYLGLNCATGPDFMTDHLRSLSAMSQFPVSCVPNAGLPDENGQYLETPDMIARSLKRFCEQGWLNVVGGCCGTHAGHIETLSAAVKGLKPRNATPRPRASLSGVDYVEVKDDERPLIVGERTNVIGSKKFKELIVAGQLDDASEIARAQVKRGAQVIDICLANPDREELEDMRNFLEVVVKKVRVPLMIDSTDERVIEMALTYSQGKAIINSVNLEDGEERFEKVVPLARRFGAALVVGCIDEVGMAVPRQRKLEVAERSFELLTKKYGMKAEDLYFDPLVFPCASGDVQYTGSGVETIEGVRLIKERFPRCKTVLGISNVSFGLPTAGREVLNSVFLYHCVQAGLDMALVNSEKLERYASLPEEERKLAEDLLYNRGTDPVTPFAAHFRERKPARAAVSSLPLEERLQRYIIEGTRDGLTADLDEAMKKYAPLEIINGPLMKGMDEVGRLFAANELIVAEVLQSAESMKAAVNHLEPHMSKAQAAMRGKVVLATVKGDVHDIGKNLVEIILANNGFHVVNLGIKVPPEQLVQAVREHRPDILGLSGLLVKSAHQMVATAEDLKRAGVETPILVGGAALSRNFVDRNIAPAYGGGTVAYAQDAMSGLDLAKQIVDPGAHEKLRGDLAVRREKLAQEVKERPAVTAPVSRGRSAEIQVLETVPAAPDFERHVLTNTPLDHIWKFINPVMLYGRHLGLRSSSRALGTPAEAELAKTEEGRKALALKEAVEELKGVLRGGLMHARSVFQFFQAGSDGNRVVLFDGNTGKEAASFDFPRQDREGGLCLADYLRPLEGGKPRDNVAMFVVTAGAGIRELAEELKAKGEFLKMHAVQALALETAEGYAELLHTQLRSMWGTPDRPDMTMLERFRAEYSGKRYSFGYPACPRLEDQSKLFAALRPEEIGVQLTDGCMMEPEASVSAIVFHHPQASYFSVT
- a CDS encoding ArsR/SmtB family transcription factor; the protein is MEELSQSFRVLGDPTRLRILRLVAEAPLNVTELVSLVGVAQSSVSHHLGKLKGLGLLREERQAGFSYYSLALEQQDSRWPLIRLAREADDAAGDSARLKDLLRAREDRQALNERLLEPGQSWFLWAGALASLLPPLDVADFGCGTGVLSVAIARWARHVWAIDQNADALVQARERAGRESRSNITFLCEDLQRLSLKAGRMDLVVISQSLHHVESPSAALAEAARLLKPGGRLVLLELMPHEERWVLERLGHRHLGFAPESLEAALREAGFTSLTRETHARDGASPFRVFLLTGVKPS
- a CDS encoding patatin-like phospholipase family protein — its product is MASPTLHQLLDGKRFGLVLSAGYFGFYGHAGFLKGLAASGLKPQVYAGTSAGGMVAAYAAAGIPVHAIEELVLRQTRANFWDPDPIGAVLNADAIGHGMTGLLKGERFRRLLEDTLAVRSFEDLPHPLLLVASNLTLGRHEVFTSGELAPRVHATCAYPGLFRAVPLEGNLYWDGGLVDKAPALSLNESAVGKDLDAILVHFLPSRTRKVVGGPMAYAQGLASGSAALRRDHFRLQLTVLEQRQVPVYVVVSNLPPVTPTTMERGFDALDQARLSAERALARPPVPFAQAEW